In Candidatus Micrarchaeum acidiphilum ARMAN-2, the following are encoded in one genomic region:
- a CDS encoding ATPase associated with various cellular activities AAA_3: MDPKTAYEAVLAEVKKKISGKSDVIKLLFTAMVANGHILLEGVPGVAKTTMTKAIADAIQASFGRIQGTPDLEFKDIVGYMYMDDKNNLQLKKGPIFTNILLIDELNRAPPRTTTSLLEALEERQVTLGDSSLPLEKPFIAMATQNPLNIEGTTPLPKVLADRFLMRVAVEYPSIEEEQEMLRIKERESSTEIKKVLSTKDILDMQAMVDGIKTPEEVIKYITLVVNATRKDLHVVMGGSPRAEISFMRAGKALALINGNSEVSIDDIKFLARPVLSHRIVVRSTGGVGVNGIIDGIIASVKVE, from the coding sequence ATGGATCCTAAAACTGCATATGAAGCCGTGCTTGCAGAGGTAAAGAAAAAGATATCCGGAAAGTCGGATGTGATAAAGCTCCTTTTTACCGCTATGGTGGCAAACGGTCACATACTACTAGAGGGCGTTCCTGGAGTCGCAAAGACCACCATGACGAAAGCCATAGCCGATGCAATACAGGCAAGCTTCGGCAGGATACAAGGTACGCCCGACCTGGAATTCAAGGACATAGTCGGATACATGTACATGGACGACAAGAACAACCTGCAGCTCAAAAAGGGTCCCATATTCACGAACATACTACTCATAGACGAGCTAAACAGGGCCCCTCCAAGGACCACCACTTCGCTGCTCGAGGCGCTTGAAGAGCGCCAGGTAACCCTGGGGGATTCATCCCTGCCGCTAGAAAAGCCTTTCATAGCCATGGCGACCCAGAACCCGCTCAACATAGAGGGGACCACTCCGCTGCCAAAGGTGCTCGCAGACAGGTTTTTGATGCGCGTGGCTGTAGAGTATCCGTCAATCGAGGAAGAGCAGGAGATGCTGCGCATAAAGGAGCGCGAATCAAGCACTGAGATAAAAAAGGTGCTTAGCACAAAGGACATACTTGACATGCAGGCAATGGTCGACGGCATAAAGACTCCGGAAGAGGTGATAAAATACATAACCCTGGTAGTGAATGCGACAAGGAAGGACCTGCATGTAGTGATGGGCGGCAGCCCGAGGGCTGAGATAAGCTTCATGCGCGCCGGAAAGGCGCTTGCACTGATAAACGGAAACAGCGAAGTCTCCATAGACGACATAAAGTTCCTGGCAAGGCCTGTGCTGAGCCACAGGATAGTGGTCAGGTCAACTGGCGGAGTAGGAGTCAATGGCATAATAGACGGGATAATTGCTTCGGTAAAGGTAGAATAG
- a CDS encoding Ribosomal protein L21e has translation MLDMTKKSSGLLSGRTRNLARHHMPSATSIRDYIKDFQIGERVAIVPKGNFGNIPHPRYKGKIGEVVERRGKAYVVQIKVMNATRKLVVPAVHLEKAQ, from the coding sequence GTGTTAGACATGACCAAGAAATCAAGCGGACTGCTTTCCGGTAGGACCAGGAACCTGGCCAGGCATCACATGCCTTCGGCTACAAGCATAAGGGACTACATAAAGGACTTCCAGATAGGCGAACGCGTAGCCATAGTCCCAAAGGGCAACTTCGGCAACATACCACACCCGCGCTACAAGGGCAAAATAGGCGAAGTGGTTGAGAGGAGAGGCAAGGCGTACGTGGTCCAAATAAAGGTCATGAACGCCACAAGAAAGCTAGTTGTGCCTGCAGTGCACCTGGAAAAAGCTCAGTAA
- a CDS encoding methylated-DNA--protein-cysteine methyltransferase, which yields MRENKLRRSSNRQILATLEGYGLTEFQTAVLKATLSIPKGETRTYKQIASLVGRPRAYRAVGTALKNNPLPIIIPCHRVIRSDGETGNYNGTGRSGRLKKIKLLKMEGAL from the coding sequence ATGCGCGAAAATAAGCTGCGTCGCAGTAGCAATAGGCAGATACTTGCAACGCTTGAAGGCTACGGGCTTACGGAATTCCAGACTGCAGTTTTGAAGGCTACGCTGTCAATACCGAAGGGCGAGACCAGGACCTACAAGCAGATAGCGTCTCTGGTAGGAAGGCCCAGAGCATACAGAGCAGTAGGCACCGCACTAAAAAACAATCCGCTGCCAATTATTATACCTTGCCACAGGGTGATAAGAAGCGATGGCGAGACGGGCAACTACAATGGCACAGGCAGGTCTGGCAGGCTTAAAAAAATAAAGTTGCTGAAAATGGAGGGCGCGCTATAG
- a CDS encoding H+transporting two-sector ATPase alpha/beta subunit central region, producing MIDMAGIIYRISGPVVIAQGLDDPNMYDVVRVGETKLVGEIIKLDGDKAIIQVYEDTSGLKPGEPVENTGTQLSVDLGPGLLGSIYDGIQRPLDKIKEMTGDFIARGINVPPLDLKKKWHFVPKLKAGDEANGGTVIGELDETSLIRHRVMVPPKLSGKIKSIKEGDYTVDEAVAVLSTESGDVEIKLMQKWPVRIPRPVKDKLPPEIPLITGQRVIDSLFPVAKGGTAAVPGPFGSGKTVIQHQLAKWSDSEIVVYVGCGERGNEMTEILTTFPELKDPKSGKPIMDRTILIANTSNMPVAAREASIYTGITIAEYYRDMGYSVALMADSTSRWAEALREISGRLEEMPGEEGYPAYLGRKIAEFYERAGRVHILAGGVGSVTAIGAVSPPGGDISEPVSQNTLRVTRVFWALDAALANSKHFPSINWLNSYSLYFEDMKKWYVENVSKDWPELYLRAMQTLQKEAEINEIVQLVGYDALPEADKLTLDVAKSIREDYLQQSAFDDVDTYTSMHKQYLMLSSIMELAAEQAKSLERGVTLEQLSKLDVRQKIARMKYVKDGDIDAYYKDVMDSIAKIKGMQPAVK from the coding sequence ATGATTGATATGGCTGGAATAATATACAGGATCTCTGGGCCGGTCGTCATCGCCCAGGGGCTTGACGATCCGAACATGTATGACGTAGTTAGAGTAGGCGAAACCAAGCTGGTAGGGGAAATAATAAAGCTTGATGGAGACAAGGCGATAATACAGGTTTACGAGGACACCAGCGGATTGAAGCCTGGCGAGCCGGTAGAGAACACCGGGACGCAGCTCTCTGTGGACCTTGGACCTGGACTACTTGGCTCCATATATGACGGCATACAGAGGCCTCTTGACAAGATAAAGGAGATGACCGGGGACTTTATAGCTAGAGGAATAAACGTGCCGCCGCTGGACCTTAAAAAGAAATGGCATTTCGTTCCGAAGCTGAAGGCCGGCGACGAAGCAAATGGGGGAACTGTAATTGGAGAGCTGGACGAAACCAGCCTTATAAGGCACAGGGTGATGGTGCCGCCGAAGCTCAGCGGGAAGATAAAGAGCATAAAGGAGGGCGATTACACCGTAGATGAGGCTGTAGCAGTGCTTTCCACCGAATCCGGCGACGTTGAAATAAAGCTGATGCAAAAATGGCCGGTCAGGATACCGAGGCCGGTAAAGGACAAACTGCCTCCGGAAATTCCGTTGATCACCGGTCAGAGGGTTATAGACTCCCTGTTTCCCGTAGCAAAGGGCGGCACTGCGGCAGTGCCTGGGCCTTTCGGGAGCGGCAAGACAGTCATACAGCACCAGCTCGCAAAATGGAGCGACAGCGAAATAGTGGTTTATGTCGGTTGCGGTGAGCGCGGCAACGAGATGACCGAAATACTTACAACGTTCCCAGAGCTTAAAGACCCTAAGAGCGGAAAACCGATAATGGACAGGACGATACTGATAGCAAACACCTCTAACATGCCGGTCGCAGCCAGGGAGGCGAGCATATACACCGGGATAACAATCGCAGAGTACTACAGGGATATGGGATACAGCGTTGCGCTTATGGCGGACAGCACATCGAGGTGGGCCGAGGCCCTCAGGGAGATTTCCGGAAGGCTGGAGGAGATGCCTGGAGAAGAAGGCTATCCTGCGTATCTTGGCAGGAAGATAGCAGAGTTCTATGAGAGGGCAGGCAGAGTTCACATATTGGCGGGGGGCGTAGGCTCTGTCACAGCCATAGGCGCGGTCTCGCCGCCGGGAGGGGACATATCAGAGCCGGTATCGCAGAACACGCTCAGGGTAACAAGAGTCTTTTGGGCTCTGGACGCCGCGCTGGCCAACAGCAAACACTTTCCCTCGATAAACTGGCTGAACAGCTATTCGCTGTACTTTGAGGACATGAAAAAGTGGTATGTGGAAAACGTCAGCAAGGACTGGCCCGAACTTTACTTGCGCGCCATGCAGACGCTGCAGAAGGAGGCCGAAATAAACGAAATCGTGCAGCTTGTCGGATACGACGCACTTCCGGAAGCAGACAAACTGACGCTAGACGTTGCCAAAAGCATAAGAGAAGACTACCTGCAGCAGAGCGCTTTCGACGATGTTGACACATACACATCAATGCACAAGCAATACCTGATGCTCAGCTCGATAATGGAGCTGGCTGCGGAGCAGGCCAAGAGCCTGGAAAGGGGCGTGACCTTAGAGCAGCTTTCCAAGCTTGACGTTAGGCAAAAAATCGCCCGCATGAAGTACGTCAAGGACGGCGATATAGACGCTTACTACAAGGACGTGATGGATTCCATAGCAAAGATAAAGGGCATGCAGCCCGCAGTAAAATAG
- a CDS encoding H+transporting two-sector ATPase alpha/beta subunit central region produces MSDVYYKTINRVTSVLLFVEGIKDAAYGELAEIRMEDGSSITGQVLDTRNGLSIVQSFGETRGMNLEKTRVRFMGRTSHLSVSTDMLGRIFDGMGRPRDNGPPIYSNEELDINGSPINPYSREEPSEFIETGISTIDGMNTLVRGQKLPIFSASGLPHNRLAAQIARQAKILSSSEGFSIVFGGIGINSEEANFFKREFEETGALEKSVMFLNISSEPSMERIILPRLALTTAEYLAYSQNMHVLVILTDMTNYCESLREISAAREEVPGRRGYPGYMYTDLSTIYERAGKINNRKGSITQLPILTMPGDDITHPIPDLTGYITEGQIVLSRELNRKGVYPNVDVLLSLSRLMNQGIGKSSTREDHRGVADQLYAAYSRGKDLRNLTEIVGEEALSANDKKFLNFADMFESRFVNQGYYEDREISKTLDLGWELFGGLDINEIKRVKPEYIKKYGKWEGSNASK; encoded by the coding sequence ATGAGCGACGTATATTATAAGACGATAAACAGGGTAACTAGCGTTTTGCTTTTCGTGGAGGGCATAAAGGATGCAGCCTACGGCGAGCTTGCAGAAATAAGGATGGAGGACGGCAGCAGCATAACCGGGCAGGTCCTTGACACCAGAAACGGCCTGTCGATAGTACAGTCCTTTGGAGAGACAAGAGGCATGAATCTTGAGAAGACGCGCGTCAGGTTCATGGGCAGGACTTCGCACCTCAGTGTAAGCACCGATATGCTTGGCCGCATATTTGACGGCATGGGAAGGCCCAGGGACAACGGGCCCCCGATATACAGCAACGAGGAGCTCGACATAAACGGAAGCCCTATAAACCCTTATTCAAGGGAGGAGCCGTCCGAATTCATAGAGACTGGAATATCGACCATCGACGGCATGAACACGCTCGTGAGAGGGCAGAAACTACCTATATTCTCGGCTTCGGGACTTCCGCACAACAGGCTAGCGGCGCAGATTGCCAGGCAGGCCAAGATACTCAGCAGCTCGGAAGGCTTCAGCATAGTGTTCGGCGGCATAGGAATAAACAGCGAGGAAGCGAACTTTTTCAAGAGGGAGTTCGAGGAAACTGGCGCACTTGAGAAGTCTGTCATGTTCCTAAACATATCTTCGGAGCCGTCCATGGAGAGAATAATACTGCCCAGGCTGGCGCTTACCACGGCAGAATACCTTGCCTATTCGCAGAACATGCACGTGCTGGTAATATTGACGGATATGACCAACTACTGCGAATCTTTGAGGGAAATCTCGGCCGCAAGGGAAGAAGTCCCGGGAAGGAGAGGATATCCCGGATACATGTATACCGACCTCTCGACGATATATGAAAGGGCTGGAAAGATAAACAACAGGAAGGGATCGATAACGCAGCTCCCCATACTTACAATGCCCGGAGATGACATAACGCACCCCATACCAGACCTTACCGGATACATAACAGAGGGGCAGATCGTGCTCAGCAGGGAGCTGAACAGGAAGGGAGTGTATCCGAACGTTGACGTGCTCCTTTCACTTTCCAGGCTCATGAACCAAGGCATAGGAAAATCGAGCACCAGGGAGGACCACAGGGGAGTTGCTGACCAGCTTTACGCAGCATATTCCAGAGGCAAGGACCTGAGGAACCTTACAGAGATAGTCGGAGAGGAGGCATTGAGTGCCAACGACAAGAAGTTCCTGAATTTCGCGGATATGTTCGAATCCAGATTTGTAAACCAGGGGTATTACGAGGACCGCGAGATCTCTAAGACGCTGGACCTTGGATGGGAGCTGTTTGGCGGACTTGACATTAACGAGATAAAAAGGGTAAAGCCGGAGTACATAAAGAAATATGGCAAGTGGGAAGGTTCAAATGCCAGCAAGTAA
- a CDS encoding ATP synthase subunit H, with amino-acid sequence MSDIETLEKIKKEEADAVKLSDEAKEKAAKIISDAKAKADAIRGDGRKQADKRYDEIVEAARKEAEEKAAKIIEDYKARTAKLKGLGKKDAMDALEETIKEVFGV; translated from the coding sequence ATGAGCGATATTGAAACGCTTGAAAAGATAAAGAAGGAGGAAGCCGATGCCGTCAAGCTTTCTGATGAAGCCAAAGAGAAGGCGGCTAAGATTATATCAGACGCGAAGGCCAAGGCAGATGCCATAAGAGGCGATGGAAGGAAACAGGCAGACAAAAGGTACGACGAAATTGTCGAGGCTGCAAGAAAGGAGGCCGAGGAGAAGGCGGCCAAGATAATCGAAGATTACAAGGCGAGAACCGCAAAGCTCAAGGGCCTTGGAAAGAAGGATGCTATGGATGCGCTTGAGGAAACCATAAAGGAGGTATTCGGTGTATAG
- a CDS encoding V-type ATPase 116 kDa subunit, producing MLKPSKMERIRLVVSKSYYGEAMSALHDLGAMQIETVPEYAQKYLDGAVEQKRHKEISDYAQRFRALEAQMIPEQRGKKYLFRSLDDLFEKADSVMIFERVNQLSKDIEDARAELKELEYRAEIASRLSGFEKDLSILSSEYVISFMVSGGKIGEFAEGLAKAMPDAISAQYGKTMLVSIERRHEADFGKFAEQYPKMHIEVVPKLEGKPEGLKKSAAEDIELVGSRLKAFEVELRTISEKHYAMVSAIREQFDIEVEELDAVSRIGATESVIAIDGWVPEEQVPKLRKAMHSATKDHFVIDTVATKELPPTRLENPATAKLFEFFIRFYSLPKSDEIDPTLIFAVVFPIFFGFMVGDAGYGAVMLALALGIIYRTKHPGKRRLLPKKIGSFVHTIISDNGLNVIARAIIPGSIIAIFLGILFNEYFGFQLGYKAPFNVVTGLAKLLVISGWIGVAMVSFGFLLGFANKFAVNEKKAAYGKIGWLAAAWGFVIFGLEILHKQPLGLSNPAALISYVLLVGGILTILKTDGFEALMELPSLISHILSYTRLVGILLASVILAEVIDQIFLKSITGSIIIAIFGIVILVFGQVFNIVIAIFESGIQGARLIYVEFFSKFFAGNGREFRPFVSRRKRTLSRFDIGEEKPGPAKS from the coding sequence ATGCTAAAGCCGTCGAAGATGGAGCGTATAAGGCTCGTAGTTTCAAAGAGCTATTACGGAGAGGCTATGTCAGCCCTCCACGATCTCGGAGCTATGCAGATAGAGACAGTGCCAGAATACGCGCAGAAGTATCTTGACGGAGCCGTTGAGCAGAAGAGGCATAAGGAGATAAGCGACTACGCACAGAGGTTCAGGGCACTGGAGGCGCAGATGATACCAGAGCAGCGCGGCAAGAAGTACCTTTTCCGCAGCCTTGATGATCTTTTTGAGAAGGCAGATTCTGTAATGATATTCGAAAGGGTAAACCAGCTTTCAAAAGACATAGAGGACGCAAGGGCTGAGCTTAAGGAGCTTGAGTACAGGGCTGAAATCGCCAGCAGGCTGTCCGGTTTCGAAAAGGATCTGAGCATACTTAGCAGCGAATATGTGATATCGTTCATGGTAAGCGGCGGCAAAATTGGCGAATTTGCCGAGGGTCTGGCGAAGGCGATGCCTGACGCAATCTCTGCGCAGTACGGCAAGACAATGCTCGTAAGCATAGAAAGGCGGCACGAAGCTGACTTCGGCAAATTTGCAGAACAGTATCCAAAGATGCATATCGAAGTTGTGCCGAAGCTGGAGGGAAAGCCAGAAGGACTTAAAAAAAGTGCCGCAGAAGACATAGAGCTTGTAGGCAGCAGGCTGAAGGCGTTCGAGGTCGAACTGCGCACAATATCTGAAAAGCACTATGCAATGGTCAGCGCGATAAGGGAGCAGTTCGACATAGAGGTCGAAGAGCTGGACGCCGTAAGCAGGATAGGCGCTACCGAATCCGTTATCGCAATAGACGGATGGGTGCCAGAAGAGCAGGTGCCAAAGCTTAGGAAGGCCATGCATTCCGCAACCAAGGACCACTTCGTAATAGATACAGTTGCCACAAAGGAACTTCCGCCTACCCGGCTGGAAAACCCGGCTACGGCAAAGCTGTTCGAGTTTTTCATAAGGTTCTACTCGCTGCCGAAAAGCGACGAGATAGACCCAACGCTCATATTTGCAGTTGTGTTCCCGATATTCTTCGGCTTCATGGTCGGGGACGCAGGATACGGAGCAGTCATGCTTGCGCTAGCCTTAGGCATAATATACAGGACCAAGCACCCGGGGAAAAGGCGCCTGCTTCCGAAGAAGATAGGCTCTTTCGTGCACACAATAATAAGCGACAACGGGCTGAACGTCATAGCCAGAGCCATAATACCCGGATCCATTATAGCGATATTTCTTGGCATACTTTTCAACGAGTACTTCGGCTTTCAGCTTGGGTACAAGGCGCCTTTCAATGTCGTTACAGGACTGGCCAAGCTGCTCGTAATATCCGGATGGATAGGCGTTGCAATGGTCTCGTTCGGATTCCTTCTGGGCTTTGCAAACAAGTTTGCTGTGAACGAGAAGAAAGCAGCATACGGCAAGATTGGATGGCTGGCTGCGGCTTGGGGTTTCGTCATATTCGGGCTCGAGATACTGCACAAACAGCCTCTTGGGCTTTCCAATCCGGCAGCTCTGATATCATATGTGCTTCTTGTCGGAGGCATACTTACAATACTCAAAACTGACGGATTCGAAGCGCTCATGGAGCTGCCGTCACTGATAAGCCACATACTCTCCTATACTAGGCTTGTCGGCATACTCTTGGCTTCTGTCATATTGGCCGAGGTAATAGACCAAATATTCCTGAAAAGCATAACCGGATCGATAATAATAGCGATATTCGGCATAGTCATACTTGTCTTCGGGCAGGTGTTCAACATAGTTATAGCGATATTCGAATCAGGGATACAAGGCGCTAGGTTGATCTACGTTGAATTCTTTTCAAAGTTCTTCGCGGGCAACGGCAGGGAGTTCAGGCCCTTCGTCAGCAGGCGCAAGAGGACGCTGAGCAGGTTCGACATTGGCGAAGAGAAGCCAGGCCCGGCGAAATCATGA
- a CDS encoding RNA polymerase Rpb4, with protein MIGKKAEKENYVSTDEVYKILEERKKGKRPLTYEQQRALEHAEKFKEGSAAAQKLRKRLDEVGISEQTVVNIINIAPKNSKLLGHIIESESAQINDEKLKMIKEILGIKD; from the coding sequence ATGATAGGAAAGAAAGCAGAAAAAGAAAATTACGTTTCTACCGATGAGGTTTACAAGATACTTGAGGAAAGGAAGAAGGGCAAGCGCCCGCTAACCTACGAGCAGCAGCGCGCACTAGAGCACGCCGAAAAGTTCAAGGAGGGCAGCGCTGCCGCGCAGAAGCTGCGGAAGCGGCTTGATGAGGTAGGCATAAGCGAGCAGACAGTAGTCAACATAATCAACATAGCGCCCAAGAACAGCAAGCTTCTTGGCCACATAATAGAGTCTGAAAGCGCACAGATAAACGACGAGAAGCTTAAAATGATAAAGGAGATATTGGGCATAAAGGATTAG
- a CDS encoding TATA-box binding family protein: protein MAKSNQQALKDVVLKPTYRVENIVASTDLKVELDLYGLAKLSYDIDYEPEQFPGAILKIHDPKSALLLFKNGKIICTGARTETDVKRSIDQAVELIKKYRKQAK, encoded by the coding sequence ATGGCTAAGAGCAATCAGCAGGCTTTAAAGGATGTCGTACTCAAGCCCACATACAGGGTAGAGAATATAGTGGCCAGTACGGATCTCAAGGTGGAACTTGACCTTTACGGTCTTGCGAAGCTTTCCTACGACATAGACTATGAGCCAGAGCAGTTTCCCGGAGCCATACTCAAAATACACGATCCGAAATCGGCGCTTCTGCTCTTCAAAAACGGCAAGATAATATGTACTGGCGCCAGGACGGAGACGGATGTAAAAAGGTCAATAGACCAGGCCGTGGAACTTATAAAGAAGTACAGAAAACAGGCAAAGTAG
- a CDS encoding H(+)-transporting two-sector ATPase produces the protein MDATYVGKYGQLRALGVEFIGNAMMEQLMQKNASEFLGMLSKTSYRADIDLLSNRYKVPDLVEAVLNSHMMRSIRYAYSAIPPLAKDVIDAYISKWDVENIKIILSAKKLGYDVDRTDEFLTVHGNIPVGIFGGAISREDYKNIMEQKDMESVINSIVKFGYGASLLRYVDEVKKSGDISSILLQLDILYYERILKAFRFYNGDEGLMIEYIRDMIDIRNAMVVIKSIAFGIKADKSAFIAGGNLADSKLADMASKGIDDIRQDLPFKIDWAFEAYKKDPFVTYFEVAMKRELYRKYLKAFEGAALSLDYIVYFIIRCELERDELRNIWLNRYYNIGIERTENMMVLKHVT, from the coding sequence ATGGACGCTACATACGTTGGCAAATACGGCCAACTCAGAGCGCTCGGCGTCGAATTTATTGGCAATGCTATGATGGAGCAGCTCATGCAGAAGAATGCCAGCGAGTTTCTCGGAATGCTTTCGAAGACCTCATACAGAGCGGACATAGACCTTCTTTCGAACAGGTACAAGGTCCCGGACCTTGTTGAAGCGGTATTGAACTCGCATATGATGCGCTCGATAAGATACGCCTATTCGGCCATACCGCCGCTGGCAAAGGATGTAATAGACGCGTACATAAGCAAATGGGACGTGGAGAACATAAAGATAATATTATCCGCAAAAAAGCTTGGGTATGATGTTGACAGGACAGACGAGTTTCTTACAGTGCATGGCAATATACCGGTAGGCATATTCGGCGGTGCCATAAGCAGGGAGGACTACAAGAACATCATGGAGCAGAAAGACATGGAAAGCGTCATAAACAGCATAGTTAAATTTGGATATGGGGCGTCGCTGCTTAGATATGTCGACGAAGTGAAGAAAAGCGGGGATATATCAAGCATACTGCTCCAGCTTGACATACTTTATTACGAGAGAATCCTCAAGGCGTTCAGGTTCTACAACGGAGACGAGGGCTTAATGATAGAATACATACGCGACATGATAGACATCAGGAACGCCATGGTAGTCATAAAGTCCATAGCGTTCGGGATAAAGGCGGACAAGTCCGCATTTATAGCAGGTGGAAACCTTGCGGATTCGAAGCTTGCGGACATGGCATCGAAGGGCATAGACGATATCAGGCAGGACCTGCCGTTTAAGATAGACTGGGCGTTCGAGGCGTACAAGAAAGACCCTTTCGTGACGTATTTCGAAGTGGCAATGAAGAGGGAGCTTTACAGGAAGTACTTGAAGGCGTTCGAAGGAGCTGCGCTTTCGCTCGACTATATAGTGTACTTCATAATAAGGTGCGAACTGGAGCGCGACGAACTAAGGAATATATGGCTTAATAGATATTATAATATAGGAATTGAAAGGACCGAGAATATGATGGTGCTGAAGCACGTCACGTGA
- a CDS encoding V-type ATPase, D subunit — MPASNIKTTRIELIRTKARIKVSVKGLNLLKMKRSSLVLEFFKLAREIALLRGNLRGMVGNAMESTKIAEIVSGRMELERIAAEQEQASAGVEAKNVMGVRIPNIEVMESARKSVAYELISVPTPVEDAKRNYTRLFEMLIEIAEKENSLRKLLYEIEKLNRRANAIENVVIPNLRSKAAYIKDRLDDREREQTVSLKFIKGKLNG, encoded by the coding sequence ATGCCAGCAAGTAATATAAAAACCACAAGGATAGAGCTTATAAGGACCAAGGCGCGCATAAAGGTTTCTGTGAAAGGGCTTAACCTGCTGAAGATGAAAAGGTCCAGCCTAGTGCTCGAGTTCTTCAAGCTGGCCAGGGAGATAGCGCTGCTCAGGGGCAACCTGCGCGGCATGGTTGGCAATGCCATGGAGAGCACGAAGATCGCTGAAATAGTGTCAGGGCGCATGGAGCTTGAGCGCATAGCTGCGGAGCAGGAGCAGGCTAGCGCAGGCGTTGAGGCCAAAAACGTAATGGGCGTAAGGATACCGAACATAGAGGTTATGGAAAGCGCAAGGAAATCAGTCGCATACGAGCTTATATCCGTGCCGACACCGGTGGAAGACGCCAAGAGGAACTACACAAGGCTTTTTGAGATGCTGATAGAGATAGCGGAAAAGGAGAACTCGCTCAGGAAGCTTCTTTACGAGATAGAGAAGCTGAACAGGAGGGCAAACGCGATAGAAAACGTTGTAATACCTAACCTCAGGAGCAAGGCAGCCTACATAAAGGACAGGCTTGATGACAGGGAGCGCGAGCAGACGGTATCTTTGAAGTTTATAAAGGGAAAGCTGAATGGATAG
- a CDS encoding H+transporting two-sector ATPase C subunit — MVVSAVSPLYAVAASIAIAGGLIGTGMAQQGIGAAGMGIIAEKPEKFGQVLFFFVIPETLWIIGFVLGLILLLQIL; from the coding sequence ATGGTAGTTTCAGCTGTAAGTCCTTTATACGCGGTTGCCGCCTCTATAGCAATAGCAGGTGGGCTTATAGGCACGGGAATGGCTCAGCAGGGCATTGGCGCTGCCGGGATGGGAATAATAGCGGAGAAGCCGGAGAAGTTCGGCCAGGTGCTTTTCTTCTTCGTGATACCGGAAACCCTTTGGATAATAGGATTTGTCCTCGGATTGATACTGCTGTTGCAGATTCTTTAG
- a CDS encoding Vacuolar H+transporting two-sector ATPase F subunit produces the protein MEFEKIAVVGEPELVLGFKLIGIGDVFMEKDDSAVERLFSLIESKGYGLIMASESIRPHLQPASLKLIDTSLKPLVVFIPLPGENEEQESVEKLAKRVLGVDIQKLK, from the coding sequence ATGGAATTCGAAAAGATAGCGGTCGTAGGCGAACCTGAACTTGTGCTTGGGTTCAAGCTTATAGGCATAGGCGATGTCTTTATGGAAAAGGACGACAGTGCTGTCGAGAGACTGTTCAGCCTCATAGAATCTAAGGGATACGGCCTCATAATGGCTTCGGAAAGCATAAGGCCGCACCTGCAACCTGCCAGCCTGAAACTGATAGACACAAGCCTAAAGCCGCTGGTTGTTTTTATACCGCTGCCGGGGGAGAACGAGGAGCAGGAATCTGTAGAAAAACTTGCAAAGAGGGTATTGGGAGTTGACATTCAAAAATTGAAATGA